The following are encoded in a window of Deltaproteobacteria bacterium genomic DNA:
- a CDS encoding 3-keto-5-aminohexanoate cleavage protein has translation MERDAAIVEVGLNEAATRAQNPYVPYAPEECAEDARRCAEAGAAVVHWHARDPITGAQRLDDTALYGAALDGMRPSGVLAYPSYPPWPVSAADRLEHVWALRERHGLELAPLDLGSVGIVVWDERAQDFGPGLDLLREHGVVANPLPFLLDALERAYALGMVPSLAAFDLGFTRTMVLLARAGKLRPPIFLKIFLSGAWAAGPFPTE, from the coding sequence ATGGAACGCGACGCCGCCATCGTAGAGGTGGGCCTCAACGAGGCCGCGACGCGAGCCCAGAACCCGTACGTGCCCTACGCGCCCGAAGAGTGCGCCGAGGACGCGCGGCGGTGCGCCGAGGCGGGAGCCGCCGTCGTTCACTGGCACGCGCGTGACCCGATCACGGGAGCGCAGCGCCTCGACGACACGGCGCTGTACGGCGCGGCCCTCGACGGCATGCGGCCATCGGGCGTGCTTGCGTATCCGAGCTACCCGCCGTGGCCCGTCTCGGCCGCAGACCGGCTGGAGCACGTGTGGGCGCTCCGCGAGCGCCACGGGCTCGAGCTCGCCCCGCTCGATCTGGGATCCGTCGGCATCGTCGTCTGGGACGAGCGCGCGCAGGACTTCGGCCCGGGCCTCGATCTCCTGCGCGAGCACGGCGTCGTCGCGAACCCCCTCCCGTTCCTGCTCGACGCGCTCGAGCGTGCCTACGCGCTCGGCATGGTGCCGAGCCTCGCCGCCTTCGACCTGGGGTTCACCCGGACGATGGTGCTCCTGGCACGCGCCGGCAAGCTCCGGCCGCCGATCTTCCTCAAGATATTTCTGTCGGGCGCCTGGGCCGCGGGGCCGTTCCCGACGGAGGA